The nucleotide window GGTATAGTGTAACACATGCATTATTCTGCCCCCTAAATGATTGCATTGTATGCATACTTTGGTAGATACCAATGAACAAGCAAAGCTTCATCGGATGGAAAAACTGCACAGGAATTTGTCAGCAACCTTGAATACCACTGGTGAGTTTGCTGGACACTACTGCTTTTCCTGTCTtttgtgtattattatttggaTGATAGTGACCTTGTATAACATGCCAAAAAGATAGAAGGTGAACTGAAAGTTTTGTCCGCTTCTGCAATGTCACACTCTCCAACTTCAATGGTCTTTTTTATAGACTTAATTGCAGGGGTAGAGGACCTGCTTGTCAAGCACAAACATTTGTTGACCCTCCAGATGTCTTTTGATGGTAAGTTTCAAATAAAGATTATGCATTTAGTCAAATGTGAAACAAGCATAGAAAGAACTTTCCACCTCCCCCAGAGAGTTTAAGAAGGGTATTTTTAATGACAATTGCTGACTTTCATTAAATGCAAACAGCATGGTGTTTGAGATGATGATACACAGTACTCTAAATTGGTAAAACATGGTGACAGCACTACCCACTGAtcagtgttgtcatgtgtgtttgtagccacCTCTGGTTGTAGGGTCTGTCCTGATGGGTGGGCTCACAACAGTGGGAAGTgctacctcttctcctccactggaAAGACCTGGAGTCAGAGTCGAAATCACTGCATCACTTTAGGAGGGCATCTGGCCATTGTGAACAGTCAAGAAGAACAGGTGAAGTAAAGGGTGTTTTATTCCTTATTGCATCCTATGCATTTTTTCAGAAGAAATGTTTGAAGTTGTCCATAGCGTGATTAACATATCAAAGTATCCTTTAGTGAAAGTATAGTCTCTTATTTTTTACAAGGTTTATTTAAGTACATTTGATATATTGCTGAATATGTTCTTTTAAGTTGGTActtgttattatttttgttttgtaaaaaagcATAGAGATGGTTTGGGCTTTTTCATGTAGTTATACCATTTAGGAATACATATCTGTGATGTCTCCCATTAGAAATTTCTGTCCCGAAGTGCCATTGAGGATTTTTACTGGATGGGACTGagtgacctggagacagagggacagtggaTTTGGGTGGACAGCACACCTCTCAATGAGACTGGAGCCGTGTAAGACATGCCTCATACGATCTCAACACAACCACATTACACTTACTTATATGTGTCAATAGTCTACATACTGCTCCATGTACAATGATGTAAACATGCAGTGATACATTCAAATGTATCGATCTGGTTGTGCTGTTCAGCAGTGAAAAGAGGCGCTGCTACTGTCCTGCTATTCTCATGGTTACACTTGTAAGCACAGCAAACTTGTGCTTGTCAGTCAGACGCAGCACAAAGACTATGCTGTCTGTAGGTTTGACACAGAACAGCCTCACTGCCATTGCAGATGCagaattgtgtttgtgctgctgtcCCTTCTTCAGTGAACTTAGAGACGTACAGATATGTAGTATAACTGTTCATTATCTTCCATACAGAGCATGTCTACATcatggtgcattgtgtttactCCATCCACCCTGTTTGTTCACAGATTCTGGGGGAAAAGGTCTGATGAACAGGATGAACCAGATAACTGGAAGGGGGAAGACCCTTCTGGGGAGAACTGTGCACTTGTCTCCAAATTTAAAGGCTGGCGTGACAACTCCTGCAAGAgtctgtggaaatgtgtgtgtgagacgataGCCACCGATTAGACTGGATTAGATTGAATATTCAGCTGCTACATAtggaggctttaaaaaaaatcttttcattaAATGTACACAGTTATTGCTACAATATGTTTGTAAGGAACCACTTTCCAGACCAACAAAGGTTTATGCGTGTTCTCCTTTCTGTGCTTTGCTGAAAcgcaatattttattaaaggaccCTATCTGGGTGAATGGAATTAATCCGACTCCACTCAATTTAGGAACTCAGCCTAAGTCCCTGTTCTTTTCATGCTATTTCTGGGAATATATCTGAGTTCTCGGCCAGGACtattcaatatttttttctgcGTTCAATATAGATTATAGATTGTTTATTTAGGTTTATCTGTCACCAATAACGACATTGCAGTTGCCGATGGTGATTGGTGATTTTGCACCTTTGACTAAAGCCCACACACATGAGGTTGCACTGGGTGAAGATCTGATCAtttcatttagaaaaaaaaactggactGCATGAGACTCCCAGGAAAGAAGCTTAGTCTATGCACAATGATATAATGTTTCTGTTCTAAGTAGCAAGGTAATTTGCCTCATTGTTGGTTTGACATTGTTCACTCATATCTAGCTTGTCCCCCCAGAACAAACACCTTGCATGGTTTCATTTTCTGCAAGAGGCAGCATTTCATGAAGTTGGTATGTATATGTACTAAGATGATGACTTTGAGAAAGGCTCTCTGAAGTAGGAAGACTTACACTTTGACACGTGTTTGCTGTAAGAGACCAATGTAGTTTTAGAACTCACTTTGAACTTCACGAGCTATGGAATGGCCCAGCCTCTTGCCTGGGCTGCTAAGACATACTTATACCATATGAGGGCCTATGTTTGCAGAGCATGTGCCAACATATCCCATATTTTCCTAAAATATCTCAGACccgattatttatattttaaattaaaatctATTAAGATTAAGCTCTATATAGGATGATGGTGTGTAGAAGAAATGTCTTTGCAATGGCAGGAGGTGACCTCGAAGTTCCACTTGTTTTCTTAATATGGAtatgtgctgccatctagtgttaGCAAAAAGAACTGCCTTAACAGCAGAAATGTTTTCTACATCCACATTTGCCAGGTTGAACTACTCAAAGCCTCAGTTATGGAAGATATCATATAACAACCTCAGTCAATAATGATGAAGGTGGCCAATCAATATACTTCAAATGTCCATATACATTGTTAACTTTACACATCCTTGTGATCATGGTAATTATGCATTTCTGTTGAAGAGGCTGAGCTCTCAAAGTCACTGAGGTGATATCTCCAGTTCCCATTCCAAAGCATTGAGAACTGACTGAGTAAAGATCctatagacatactgtatgtgcaaaagCTGCATGATTGAGCAATAAGGTTCAGAAGACGTTTACAAAGagagtaaaacaaaaaaggtgTGAATAATGCGGTGATGGGGTGACACGTGTGAAAGAGCAGGGTTTCAGTCCCTCCTTAACTTCCTCATGATACTAACAGTCTGTAGAGGTGAGGTCTTACTCAGTGTGTGATCGCTAAGCTGACACGTCTCTCATTAGCGCACATTAATCATTATTATACTGGTGTCAGAATGGACCGTGTCAGGAAGGACTCCTCCGCTGATTATTCTCCTAATACGATTTGCT belongs to Clupea harengus unplaced genomic scaffold, Ch_v2.0.2, whole genome shotgun sequence and includes:
- the LOC116224948 gene encoding CD209 antigen-like protein E, which produces MHTLVDTNEQAKLHRMEKLHRNLSATLNTTDLIAGVEDLLVKHKHLLTLQMSFDATSGCRVCPDGWAHNSGKCYLFSSTGKTWSQSRNHCITLGGHLAIVNSQEEQKFLSRSAIEDFYWMGLSDLETEGQWIWVDSTPLNETGAVFWGKRSDEQDEPDNWKGEDPSGENCALVSKFKGWRDNSCKSLWKCVCETIATD